Sequence from the Treponema primitia ZAS-1 genome:
AAGAGATCCCCGGCAATCATCTGCGCCTTGGCATTGTTTACCAGGACAACCACATCCGGGGGAACATTTTTACCAAAGGGCGCCAGATCCACCACCCCTTCCTTAAGGCCGCCCCGGAATTTACCATCGTACTTGCTGCCCGTGAATTTACCGTCCAGCGCTGTTTGGGCCATGTCAATAAAGGTGGGACCCCAGTTCCACATGGCTCCTGTTACCCAGCCTTCCGGGGCAAGTTCGGAAGCGTCCGCATGGTTACCCACCGCCTTTACCCCCCGGCGTTCGCAAATCTCGATTATTGTTTTGGTACTGTCCTGGTGCTGGGTCAGCACATCGGCGCCGCCGTCAATCAGGCTGTTGGCCGCATTGGTCTGCATAGCGGGATCGGCCCAACTGCCGGTAAAGACCACCGTGGTGGTAACCGCAGGGTTCACCGATTTGGCCCCCAGCTCAAAGGCGTTTATGTTGAGCAGTACCTGGGGGATGGGGAAGGAGGCGATAAAGCCAAGCTTGTTCGTTTTGGTAACCTTCCCCGCAGCCATTCCCGCCAGATAGAAGGGCTCCCAGATCGTTCCAAAATAGGTGCCCAGGTTATCGGAGGTTTTAAGCCCGCCCTGGTGGAAAAAGATAACATCCTTTCTGTTTTTAGCCACGTCCAGCGCCGGGTCCAGATGTCCGTAGGATGTGGGGAACTGAACCGTGGCTCCCACCTGTATCATTTGTTCAAGTACCCTGGATGCTTCGGAAGTTTCGGGAACATTTTCGGAGCGGTAGATCTTTACCCTGTCGCCAAAGGCCTGCTCCACCGCCACACTGCCCTGGTAGGCCGCTTGGTTGTAGCCGTAATCATCCCGGGCGCCCACAAAGATAAAACCTATGCCCACGGGTTTTGCCGAACCTGCGGCGTTCGCGCCGCTTTCCTGCTTTTTCCCCGAACAGGACGCCAGGGACAAGCCCGCCGCCATACATACTGCCATCCCCAGTAACAAAATTTTTTTCATGTCTTTACTCCTCTTTTTATTAACAGGGCAAACACATGCCCGGTTTATCACTTTCAGTTATTGATCACCCGCTTTAGTTCCTCGGGCATCACCTGCCGCTTTTGTTTCGACATGGCAAAGAGCGCCGCCAGGGTCAACACATAGGGCAGCATGAGCAGCAGAAAAGGTGAAATGTTGTAACCCTGCTGCTGCAGGATAAGCTGTAAGGCCTGGGCGCCGCCGAAAATGTACGCCCCGATATAGGCCTTAGCGGGGTTCCATGACGCAAGAATAACCAGGGCCACCGCGATAATACCCCGGCCATTGGTTATTCCCTCGATCCAGGTGTGGGTGTAGGCAATGGAAAGCTGGGCTCCCCCAATTCCCGCCAGAGCGCCCCCGGCCAGAACCCCCAGGTAGCGGAACAGCACAGGATTAACCCCGTAGGCAAAGACCACCTTTTCATCCTCCCCGGTTCCCCTAAATAGTATTCCGGTGCGAGTTTTAAAAATGAGGAACCATAAAAGGGGCCCCAGAATAAAAGAAATATAGGTGATAGGGTCCTGGGTAAAAATCGCCTGCCCGATAACCGGTATTTTTGAGAGCAGGGGGATGGCAAGCTCCCGGAAACCGTCCACATGGATGCTCGTATATTTTCTGCCAAAGAAAGCGGTAAGCCCCAGTCCCAGAAACATCAGGGTAAGCCCCGTGGCAATCTGGTTTGTCCTGCGGGTGATGACAAAGTAGGCGTGCGCCAGGGCGAGCAGGGCCCCCGCCAGCATACCTGCCCCCAGTCCCAGAACGGGGGAACCGGTTTCGGAAGTGACCATGTAGGCCGCAAAGGCCCCCAGGACCATGCTGCCCTCGATACCCATGTACAGAACCCCCACCCGTTCACAGAGGGTTTCGCCGTATACGCCGTAGAGAACCGAAGTACCGGACTGAATGGCCCCGGAGAGCAGCAGTGTTAATGCGCCAATCATTTTTTCCGCCCCTTCCAGAGTATGGCCAGCAATACCACGGACATGAGGATCCGTATTGATGATGAGGGAAGGCCGCTGGTTATTTCCAGAATGTTTCCGGACACCGAAAGGAAACCGATCACAAAAGCGGTGAGTATCGAGAGCAGGGGGTTGTTCCAGGCCATCCAGGCAGCCAGAAACCCCAGGTAACCGTAGTTAACCCCCGTGGTCTGCCTCAGCCGTTCTTCCACGGAGCCCATCTCCAGCATCCCCGCAAAGCCGCAAAGCCCCCCGCTGATTGCCATGGCGATAAGCTGGTTCTTTTTAACATTATATCCCGCGTGGAGCGCCGCCATGGGGTTCCCCCCTATGACGCGGATCTTAAAGCCCCACTTGGTCCTGCCCAGGATGAGCCAAACCAAAACCGCCGTAAGCAGGGCGATAAAAATAGTAATACTAACCTTGGAATTACCGAATTTGAATAACTGCAAATGATTCGGTATGGGGGGACTCATGGGCCAGTTAAAACTGGCGGGGTCCTTTAAAAGGCCGAACACAAAGTAACTCACCACCTGGACGGCGATATAATTCAGAATGAGGGTCGTAATGGTGCTGTTCATATTGGCGTGATTTTTAAGCAGCCCCGCGATACCGCTCCAGATCAGGCCCCCTAAAATACCCGCCAGAGCCATCAGGGGTATGCCCGCCACGGCCGGCAAGGAGGCGCCCAGGGAAACCCCCAGGGCGGTGGACGCCAAGGCGCCCATGGCAAACTGCCCTTCCCCGCCCACGTTGACGATCCCCGCCTTTGCGGAAACACAGGTTGCCACGGCGATGAAGATGAGGGGGGTGGTTTTGATAATCACCTCCCCCATACCGTAGCCGGTAAAGAGGGTCAGCCTGACCATGGAAGCATAGGTCCCCATGGCATCAACTCCCTGGGCCGCCAGGAACAGGCCAAAAAGCGCCACCGGGGAAATCAACACCAAAAACCAGACCCCCGCATTGCTCAAGGATCTAGCCGGAATTTTCCGCATCACCATAGAAAAACAACCTTTTCCGTATAATAAAACTTATTATGCATTTTTTGTGTATATTTATGCAATATGTATACACAGCATAGACATATTCGCCAGGAATATACAAAATGTCAAGTGGCTTTGTATAAAAAAGCTAAAAATATACACATTTTGTATAAATATTCACCGGTAGGAGAAAGGATTGCTTGGGAAGGGCCTCTTAGGCGGGAACAGCCCCGCCCAGCATGATGTTGCCTATTTCGGCCTGGGAAATATCCCGGGGGTCGTAGGGACCGTAGATTGCATTGTCCGCAATGACACCCAGACGGTCCGATAGATCGAAGAGCTCCCCCAAATCTTCGGACACCAGGAGTATGGCGCAGCCCTGCTGCTTAAGACGAAGCAGGAGTTGGTGGACCGCAAGCACGGTACCCACATCAAGCCCCCGGGAGGGATAACTTGCCAGAAGCAGTTTGGGCACCTTGGCAACCGCCCTGGACAGGACCACCCGCTGCACATTGCCCCCGGAAAGGGTGTCCATACTCCGGTTAAGGTCGGGCACCCCCAGCAGCCGGACGGAATCTACCTGATCGATTTCCTCCCGCACGGCCTTCCAGTCTATGCCAAGCCCCCGGCTTTTCAGGGGCACCCCTCCCAGCGCCATGTGCTCGCCTATGCTCATCCCGGGCACCACATTGTCCCGGATGGGGTCTTCGGAAATAAAAGAAACGCCGCCTGCGATCCGGGTGTTGATATCGGTAATGGTGATGTCCTCGCCGTGGAGATACAACACCCCCTGGAGGGGATTTCCGGAGGGAACGCGGATACCAAAGATAGTTTCTAAAAGCTCCCGCTGTCCCCGGCCGGAAATTCCCGCCAAGCCGTAGATTTCTCCGGCCCTCACTTCCAGATGGATGTTCCGGATAATTTCCCGGCGGTGATCGTCCTCTATAAAGAGACCCCGGCAGATAAAGTTGAATTCCGATTTTGTCATCATATCTTTGCTGTTTTTATAGGAACCGTAGTCCAGGGTCTTGCCTGCAACCTCTTCCCCCATCATGCTTTTGACCAGGGCGTCCCGGCGGAAGCCATCTTCTTTTTTGGCAATATGGGTGACCTTCCCCTGGCGCAGCACCGTGATGATATCCGCGCACTCCATCACCTCGTGGAGCTTATGGGTGATAAAAAGGATGCCGTAACCGTCATCCCGCAGTTTTTTTAACAGTTCCACAAACACCCCCGCCTCGTGTTCGGTCAGCACACTGGTGGGTTCGTCAAAGATCAGAACCCTGGTGTTCTTCATCAAAAGAACCTTGATAATTTCCACCCGCTGCCGCTGGCCCAGGTCCATCTCCCATATATACATGTCGGGGTCCACGGGGATGTGGTACTTGCCGGAGATCTCCAGAATTTCGCTCCGCACCCCGGCGCGGTTTTTTGCCGCCTCCTTTGGCAGGGCAAGGAGTATATTTTCCAAAACCGTAAAGGCCGACACCAGCCGGAAGTCCTGGAACACCATGCCTATGCCCGCGGCGATGGCCCTGGCGGGGGGATGCAGCTCCGCCGGCCGGCCATCCACCAAAATCTCCCCGGAGCTGGGAATATTAACCCCGTAGAGGACCTTCATCAGGGTGCTCTTGCCGGCGCCGTTCTCCCCGACTATGGCGTGGATCTCGGAGCGCCGGATTTGCAGGTTGATATCCTCGTTGGCGGTAAAGCTGCCGAACCGCATAACCATGTGTTTTACTTCGATAATCGGATCGTCCATCCCGCCGCCCCCTGGATCATATAGCATGCTGTGAGCATATGGGCAAGATTTTATGTTTGTCAATACGAAAAATTTTTTATGGATTGACATAAACCGAGGGGCGGTATATCACAAGGAAGGAGTTTGCAATGCTGCCCAAAACCCTTTCTGCCAATTGGCTGCGGAAACAGTACCTGACGGGGACTTTAAATCCCGAAGAGGTGATTGCGGAAATTATAAACCGCGTTGAGGCCAACCGGGAAAAAAATATCTGGATCACTGAACCGTTCATGGAAAGTATCAAACCCCGGATCGCCGCCCTAAAAAATTTAGACATTAAGGACCATCCCCTCTGGGGCATACCCTTTGCGATCAAGGACAACATCGATCTGGAAGGGGTCCCCACCACCGCAGGCTGCCCGGCATATGCCTACACTCCCAAAACCAGCGCCGCCGTGGTGGACAACCTTATCGCCGCAGGGGCCCTGCCCCTGGGCAAAACCAATTTGGATCAGTTCGCCACGGGCCTGGTGGGGACCCGTAGTCCCTATGGGGAAGTGCATAATGCGCTGAATGGGGACTACATCAGCGGTGGTTCCAGCGCAGGTTCCGCGGTTTGTGTGGCCCTGGGGCAGGCGGTGTTTGCCCTGGGCACCGATACCGCCGGTTCCGGACGGGTTCCCGCGGCGCTGAACAATCTGGTGGGTTTTAAACCGAGCCGGGGCGCATGGCCCCTCTTGGGGGTGGTTCCGGCGTGCGAAAGCCTGGACTGCGTTACGGTCTTTGCCAATACCACCGGGGACTGTATGCTCGTTGATGCCGCCGCCCGCAAATTCAACGCCGCCGACAAATGGTCCCGCCCCCTGCCGCCGCCGGCGCCGGAAGCCCCGCAGTATATCTGTCTGCCCAGGGAGGAGCCGGAATTTTTTGGCGATCTGGCCGCAGCGTATCAACAATGCTGGCAGACCTTTACCCAGGCCATTACGGCGATGGCGACCATCAGCGGTATTGCGATCCATCGGATTGACACCGGTCTTTTTCAAAGGGCGGCATCCATACTCTACGGCGGCCCCTGGATCGCCGAACGCTGGGAAGCCCTGGGGGAATTTGTGGAGGCCCGCCCCGGGGACATATTCCCCGTAACCCGCGGTATCTTAAGCTCCGGCAAGGGGGAAGGCATGAGCGCCCAAGCCCTGTTCAAGGCCATGCACGAACTGGAAACATACCGGCAGGAAACCCGTCAGCTTTTGGCCGGAGGTGTTCTTGTCCTGCCCACCGCCGGCGGCACCTGGACCCGGGCCCAGGTGCGGGAAAACCCCGTGGAGACCAACAGCAAACTGGGGCTTTACACCAACCACTGCAACCTCCTGGACCTTGCCGCCATCGCCGTTCCCTTTGGCCATACCGATGACGGATTTCCCTTTGGCGTTACGGCATTTTCCCTTTATAACAAGGAAGGCTATTTACGGTCCCTGGCGGAAAGCATACACCGGCTCGCGGAAAGGAGGATCACCCTAGCGGTACACGGCCTCCATATGCGGGATATGCCTTTAAACCAAGCGCTGCTGGACCTGGGGGCGGAGTTTATCGGAACCGCCCGGACGGCCCCGGAGTACCGGCTCTTTGCCCTGAACACCACCCCGGCAAAACCAGGGCTTTTACGCGTCGGGGCTGGGGATGCCGTTAAGGGCTGCTCCATTGCGACCGAACTCTGGAGCCTTCCCGGGGAAGGTTTCGCCCGGTTGATTGCGTCGATTCCGGCTCCCATGTCCTTTGGCAAAATCCATTTAAACGATGGCGGGGAAGTCACGGGCTTCCTCTGTGAGGATTACGCCGCAAAGGACGCGGAAGACATTAGCGCCTACGGCGGATGGAAAAAGTTTCTGGAAACCAGGGTGTAGGCTAACAAGGGGACCAAACGTCCCCTTGTTTTTTTATTCCCTTATGTTCACTATCAATACTATCTATGGCATTATTTAATAGTATAAAACTTGTCTCACTCAAAGATTTTATCCCCAGGACTTTCGAGCTTTTTTCCAAAAAGGGTGGGCAGAAGTATTCCCTAAAGTCCTTTGGAAAGGATTGTATTTCCGGCCTTACGGTGGGCATTGTCGCCCTGCCTTTGGCCATGGCCTTCAGCATAGCCGCCGGGGGGACTCCGGCCCAGGGGCTGTATACCGCCATTGCGGCGGGCTTTTTTATCAGCTTCCTCGGGGGAAGCAAGTTTCAGATTGGCGGACCCACCGGGGCTTTTGTGGTGATCATCTACGGGGTAATAGCCCGGCACGGTATGGGAGGCCTCATTGTGGCCACCACCATGGCGGGGATTATCCTGATCCTCATGGGTGTCTCCGGTTTGGGGCGCCTGATAAAGTACATCCCCTACCCGGTTACCACGGGCTTTACCACCGGTATCGGGGTTCTGATTTTTTCCCAGCAAATAAAGGATTTTTTCGGCCTGGCGATTGAAAAAACATCCCCGGAATTTTTTGAATCCTGGGGACAGTACATTGGCTTATTGCCTACCCTGCAGCCCGTAACCCTGGGCATTGGCCTGGGCGCCCTGGGTATCATACTCCTGGTGCGGAAACTGTACCCCCGTATCCCCGCCGCAGTGGTTGGGGTTATCGCAGCTACCCTGGTATGCTACTTTCTCCGGCTGCCCACGGAAACCATCGGGACCCGGTTTGGGGGTATACCGCAGGGTCTGCCCGTACCGGTGGTCCCAAAGATCGGCTGGGGCATGATCCGGGACCTGCTGCCGGATAGTTTTACCATCGCCCTGCTGGCGGCCATCGAGTCCCTCCTTTCGGCGGTGGTTGCGGACAGCATGACCGGGGATCGGCATAACGCCAACATGGAACTGGTAGCCCAGGGGGTGGGCAACATAGCCGGCGCCTTTATGGGGGGCATACCCGCCACCGGCGCCATAGCCCGGACCGCAACGAATATCAAAGCCGGCGCGGTAAGCCCCGTCTCGGGGATGATCCACTCCCTGACCCTGGTGCTTTTCATCCTTTTTCTGGCGCCTGCGGCCTCCGCCATTCCCCTGGCCTGTCTTTCGGCGGTACTCATGGTGGTAGCCTGGGACATGAGTAACCTTGCCCGGTTCGCCCGGATCGTCCGCCGGGCCCCCAAGAGCGACGCCATAGTGCTCCTTACCACCTTCATACTCACCATTGCGGTGGACCTGACCTTTGCGGTGGAAGTGGGGATGATCATGGCGGTGGTCCTCTTCCTCAAACGGATGATTGAAGTAACGGAAATACATTCCGGTGAAAGGATTGGCAGCGCCGGTTTAATGTTCGCCGACAGCCTATCCTCCGGAAACACCGCCGCCCTGCCTCCGCATCCCAAGGATGTTGAAATATACGAAATTACCGGCCCCTTCTTTTTCGGTGTGGCGGATATGCTCCAGCACACCCTGCGGGGGGTAGCAAAAAAGCCCAGCGCCTTTATTCTGCGGATGCGGGATGTTCCCGCCATAGACTCCACGGGGATCACCGCCCTGGAATCTTTTCTGGCCCAATGCCGGCATGGCAAAATCAAGCTCATCATCAGCGAAGTCCGGGAGCAGCCGCGGAAGGCCATGGAAAAGGCGGGGTTCATCGCAGATCTGGGGGCGGAGAACATAGCCGCCACCCTGGAAGGGGCGATAAATCTGACAAAGACCGTTGACTTTTTCCTTCCCGATTTTTAATAGTCACTTCGCTATTATGAGAGCTTTTTGATAATACTTTTTGCAAGACGTTCTTCAATGTCATTGTGCCGCGGGATGGGTTGTTTTACCTTTGTTTTTGGGTTGATATATATATCGTGACCACTACCATGCCGGAGCAGCTCTGCTCCAAGGTCTATTAGTTTTTTCAGAAGCAAATTTCTTTTCAACTAGCCAATTCCAACTCTTTCCTTTTGGCAGGAACTGTTTTGTCTAATTCCATATCACGATACAATGAATTGAGCATGGTTTCCAAATCTTCCGGAGATCGGCCCTGGGTATCGTAATCGGGATAATCATCAAAATGCCCAACAAACCACCCATCCTCAGACTCATAGTAGGTGTAACTCAATTTCATAAAAACCTCTATAATTTATTATACTATGCCATTATCCATAAGGCAATCGGCACAATAAATTATCATCCGATTTTCTCAATAAAACACTTGACGGGGCGAAACTTTTTCATTATAGTTGTCTATATACTCAACCGTTCAACTAAGGAGAAGTAAATGAGTACGTACATTGCCGAAATTGACAACTGCGACTGCAATACCATCCACGAGGATATCGTCGCCGATGTCCGCAAACATATGCCCAGGGAGGAATCCCTGCTGGACCTGGCGGATCTCTTCAAAGTCTTTGGGGATTCGACCCGGGTTAAGATCATCAGCGCCCTGCTCCACTCCGAGATGTGCGTCTGCGATATCGCGGTACTCCTGGGGATGACCAAGTCCTCAATTTCCCACCAGCTGCGGGCCCTCAGGCAGACAAAACTGGTTAAATACCGCCGGGATGGAAAGGTGGTGTTTTATTCCCTGGATGACGAACATGTGGGGGCCATATTCGCCGCCGGTTTAGTCCACGTATGCGAAAGGAGCTAGGATATGGAAATGCAATTCAGCCTTGAAGGCCTTTGCTGCCCGGTCTGCGCAGCTAAAATAGAATCGGGGATACGGAAACTCGACGGAGTAGAAAATGCCGTTATCGACTTTAACGCCCAAAAACTTATTCTGGAAACCGCCGGTGGAGACGCTTCCGGCGATGATCATGCCCGGGAAATTATCGCCCGGGCGGATTCAATCGTAAAGCAGCACGAGCCGGATATCATCATGACCAGAATTGATACGGCTGTAGCGGGATCCCCTTCACCGGCGATAAAAACAGCGCCGGATCGGGGAAAAATTTTCGACTATGTCCGTTTTGGGCTTGGGGCTATACTTTTTATTATCGCCCTGGTCTTTCAATTTACCGGGCCTATTGAACTGGGACTGTTCCTGGCGGCGTATCTGCTCATAGGCGGGGAGGTGCTGCTCCGGGCGGCAAAAAACATATCCCGGGGACAGGTATTTGACGAAAACTTCCTCATGAGCCTTGCCACCATCGGCGCCTTCGCCATTGGGGAATACCCCGAGGGAGTGGCAGTAATGCTGTTCTATCAGATTGGCGAAGCTTTCCAGGACCACGCGGTAAACCGTTCCCGGTCCTCTATCACCGCTCTGATGGATATCAGGCCGGACTATGTCAACCTGAAACGGGGTGAATTAATCGTAAAGGCCGATCCCGGGGAAGCGAAGGCCGGGGATATCATGGTGGTAAAGCCCGGAGAAAGGGTTCCCCTGGACGGTATTGTTCTGGAAGGCCGCTCCGCCCTGGATACTTCCGCCCTCACCGGAGAATCCCTGCCCCGGGATGTGGAGGCAGGCAGCGCCGTCCTTTCCGGTTCCATCAACACAAGCGGGCTCCTGGTAATCGAGGTTACGAAAATCTTTGGGGAATCCACGGTTTCAAAGATATTAAACCTGGTACAGAACGCGGGCAGTAAAAAAGCGCCCGTAGAAAATTTCATCACCAAATTTGCCCGGTACTACACCCCGGCGGTGGTGGTCATGGCCCTGATACTGGCCTTTGTCCCGCCCCTGCTCATACCCGGCGCAATTTTTTCGGAATGGATCAACCGGGCCTTAGTTTTTCTGGTAGTATCCTGCCCCTGCGCCCTGGTTATCTCCATACCCTTAAGTTTTTTCGGCGGCATCGGCGGCGCTTCCCGTCAGGGTATCCTGATAAAGGGGGGT
This genomic interval carries:
- a CDS encoding BMP family ABC transporter substrate-binding protein produces the protein MKKILLLGMAVCMAAGLSLASCSGKKQESGANAAGSAKPVGIGFIFVGARDDYGYNQAAYQGSVAVEQAFGDRVKIYRSENVPETSEASRVLEQMIQVGATVQFPTSYGHLDPALDVAKNRKDVIFFHQGGLKTSDNLGTYFGTIWEPFYLAGMAAGKVTKTNKLGFIASFPIPQVLLNINAFELGAKSVNPAVTTTVVFTGSWADPAMQTNAANSLIDGGADVLTQHQDSTKTIIEICERRGVKAVGNHADASELAPEGWVTGAMWNWGPTFIDMAQTALDGKFTGSKYDGKFRGGLKEGVVDLAPFGKNVPPDVVVLVNNAKAQMIAGDLFAFEGEVKDQTGKVVIAKGARPSVDELETCDYLVEGVIGSVAN
- a CDS encoding ABC transporter permease is translated as MIGALTLLLSGAIQSGTSVLYGVYGETLCERVGVLYMGIEGSMVLGAFAAYMVTSETGSPVLGLGAGMLAGALLALAHAYFVITRRTNQIATGLTLMFLGLGLTAFFGRKYTSIHVDGFRELAIPLLSKIPVIGQAIFTQDPITYISFILGPLLWFLIFKTRTGILFRGTGEDEKVVFAYGVNPVLFRYLGVLAGGALAGIGGAQLSIAYTHTWIEGITNGRGIIAVALVILASWNPAKAYIGAYIFGGAQALQLILQQQGYNISPFLLLMLPYVLTLAALFAMSKQKRQVMPEELKRVINN
- a CDS encoding ABC transporter permease; the encoded protein is MVMRKIPARSLSNAGVWFLVLISPVALFGLFLAAQGVDAMGTYASMVRLTLFTGYGMGEVIIKTTPLIFIAVATCVSAKAGIVNVGGEGQFAMGALASTALGVSLGASLPAVAGIPLMALAGILGGLIWSGIAGLLKNHANMNSTITTLILNYIAVQVVSYFVFGLLKDPASFNWPMSPPIPNHLQLFKFGNSKVSITIFIALLTAVLVWLILGRTKWGFKIRVIGGNPMAALHAGYNVKKNQLIAMAISGGLCGFAGMLEMGSVEERLRQTTGVNYGYLGFLAAWMAWNNPLLSILTAFVIGFLSVSGNILEITSGLPSSSIRILMSVVLLAILWKGRKK
- a CDS encoding ABC transporter ATP-binding protein → MDDPIIEVKHMVMRFGSFTANEDINLQIRRSEIHAIVGENGAGKSTLMKVLYGVNIPSSGEILVDGRPAELHPPARAIAAGIGMVFQDFRLVSAFTVLENILLALPKEAAKNRAGVRSEILEISGKYHIPVDPDMYIWEMDLGQRQRVEIIKVLLMKNTRVLIFDEPTSVLTEHEAGVFVELLKKLRDDGYGILFITHKLHEVMECADIITVLRQGKVTHIAKKEDGFRRDALVKSMMGEEVAGKTLDYGSYKNSKDMMTKSEFNFICRGLFIEDDHRREIIRNIHLEVRAGEIYGLAGISGRGQRELLETIFGIRVPSGNPLQGVLYLHGEDITITDINTRIAGGVSFISEDPIRDNVVPGMSIGEHMALGGVPLKSRGLGIDWKAVREEIDQVDSVRLLGVPDLNRSMDTLSGGNVQRVVLSRAVAKVPKLLLASYPSRGLDVGTVLAVHQLLLRLKQQGCAILLVSEDLGELFDLSDRLGVIADNAIYGPYDPRDISQAEIGNIMLGGAVPA
- the atzF gene encoding allophanate hydrolase translates to MLPKTLSANWLRKQYLTGTLNPEEVIAEIINRVEANREKNIWITEPFMESIKPRIAALKNLDIKDHPLWGIPFAIKDNIDLEGVPTTAGCPAYAYTPKTSAAVVDNLIAAGALPLGKTNLDQFATGLVGTRSPYGEVHNALNGDYISGGSSAGSAVCVALGQAVFALGTDTAGSGRVPAALNNLVGFKPSRGAWPLLGVVPACESLDCVTVFANTTGDCMLVDAAARKFNAADKWSRPLPPPAPEAPQYICLPREEPEFFGDLAAAYQQCWQTFTQAITAMATISGIAIHRIDTGLFQRAASILYGGPWIAERWEALGEFVEARPGDIFPVTRGILSSGKGEGMSAQALFKAMHELETYRQETRQLLAGGVLVLPTAGGTWTRAQVRENPVETNSKLGLYTNHCNLLDLAAIAVPFGHTDDGFPFGVTAFSLYNKEGYLRSLAESIHRLAERRITLAVHGLHMRDMPLNQALLDLGAEFIGTARTAPEYRLFALNTTPAKPGLLRVGAGDAVKGCSIATELWSLPGEGFARLIASIPAPMSFGKIHLNDGGEVTGFLCEDYAAKDAEDISAYGGWKKFLETRV
- a CDS encoding SulP family inorganic anion transporter, producing the protein MALFNSIKLVSLKDFIPRTFELFSKKGGQKYSLKSFGKDCISGLTVGIVALPLAMAFSIAAGGTPAQGLYTAIAAGFFISFLGGSKFQIGGPTGAFVVIIYGVIARHGMGGLIVATTMAGIILILMGVSGLGRLIKYIPYPVTTGFTTGIGVLIFSQQIKDFFGLAIEKTSPEFFESWGQYIGLLPTLQPVTLGIGLGALGIILLVRKLYPRIPAAVVGVIAATLVCYFLRLPTETIGTRFGGIPQGLPVPVVPKIGWGMIRDLLPDSFTIALLAAIESLLSAVVADSMTGDRHNANMELVAQGVGNIAGAFMGGIPATGAIARTATNIKAGAVSPVSGMIHSLTLVLFILFLAPAASAIPLACLSAVLMVVAWDMSNLARFARIVRRAPKSDAIVLLTTFILTIAVDLTFAVEVGMIMAVVLFLKRMIEVTEIHSGERIGSAGLMFADSLSSGNTAALPPHPKDVEIYEITGPFFFGVADMLQHTLRGVAKKPSAFILRMRDVPAIDSTGITALESFLAQCRHGKIKLIISEVREQPRKAMEKAGFIADLGAENIAATLEGAINLTKTVDFFLPDF
- a CDS encoding type II toxin-antitoxin system HicA family toxin; translation: MKRNLLLKKLIDLGAELLRHGSGHDIYINPKTKVKQPIPRHNDIEERLAKSIIKKLS
- a CDS encoding ArsR/SmtB family transcription factor translates to MSTYIAEIDNCDCNTIHEDIVADVRKHMPREESLLDLADLFKVFGDSTRVKIISALLHSEMCVCDIAVLLGMTKSSISHQLRALRQTKLVKYRRDGKVVFYSLDDEHVGAIFAAGLVHVCERS
- a CDS encoding heavy metal translocating P-type ATPase: MEMQFSLEGLCCPVCAAKIESGIRKLDGVENAVIDFNAQKLILETAGGDASGDDHAREIIARADSIVKQHEPDIIMTRIDTAVAGSPSPAIKTAPDRGKIFDYVRFGLGAILFIIALVFQFTGPIELGLFLAAYLLIGGEVLLRAAKNISRGQVFDENFLMSLATIGAFAIGEYPEGVAVMLFYQIGEAFQDHAVNRSRSSITALMDIRPDYVNLKRGELIVKADPGEAKAGDIMVVKPGERVPLDGIVLEGRSALDTSALTGESLPRDVEAGSAVLSGSINTSGLLVIEVTKIFGESTVSKILNLVQNAGSKKAPVENFITKFARYYTPAVVVMALILAFVPPLLIPGAIFSEWINRALVFLVVSCPCALVISIPLSFFGGIGGASRQGILIKGGNYLDALNNVDTVVFDKTGTLTRGVFTVTQFVPAENYTPEDLLFYAAHAESNSSHPIALSIQRAYGKSVDAQRISGLEEIAGRGIRVLVDGKKILAGNSRLLDAEKIPYPAANPDVDGTIVHLAIEGVYAGCLIISDELKKDSRETIRTLKGRGVKNTVMLTGDTKAAGERIARELEVDRVYTELLPHQKVEQLEILENEKKSAGKLVFVGDGINDAPVLARSDIGIAMGGLGSDAAIEAADMVIMTDEPSKLITAMDIAKRTRSIVNQNIVFALGVKGVILVLGALGIATMWAAVFGDVGVAVIAICNATRALKVKK